Proteins encoded together in one Psychrobacter sp. 28M-43 window:
- a CDS encoding alpha/beta fold hydrolase: MSDEINLQSFAKLPVSKITNKPVMHFAHANGMPSAVYEPFFKGLSEFFTIEYIAMLGDTPDYPVDDHWRSLTQQIIDSVNSACEKHGVAQVVGVGHSLGAMCTLQATYRQPELFAQAVLMDPPWIYGKVSLLWHLAKTADRLPLMNNRLMDKLSPAGVSKHRRDVWDSRDEAYEKMRHKGFFKNFDERSFQGYIDHGLHERADGKVTLAIPKASEVAVFRTNPSWYWLAPNRGPKVPVTLIIGQDSIFLKRRFPQQIKSRLGIPYETHKGGHMFPLEHPESVSMQVLGLIKQQLSK, encoded by the coding sequence ATGAGTGATGAAATAAATTTGCAGTCCTTTGCTAAACTGCCTGTCTCTAAAATAACCAATAAACCTGTGATGCATTTTGCCCATGCTAATGGAATGCCAAGCGCGGTATATGAGCCATTTTTTAAAGGTTTGTCAGAATTTTTTACGATTGAGTATATTGCGATGTTGGGTGATACGCCTGATTATCCAGTGGATGATCATTGGCGTAGTCTGACGCAGCAAATCATTGATAGCGTAAACAGTGCCTGCGAAAAGCATGGCGTAGCACAGGTAGTAGGAGTAGGGCATTCGCTTGGGGCTATGTGTACGTTGCAGGCTACGTATCGTCAGCCTGAACTATTTGCACAAGCAGTACTTATGGACCCGCCTTGGATTTATGGCAAAGTCAGCTTGTTATGGCATTTAGCAAAGACAGCAGACAGATTACCGCTTATGAATAACCGTCTGATGGATAAACTGTCACCGGCTGGCGTGTCCAAGCATCGCCGTGATGTGTGGGATAGCCGAGATGAAGCATATGAGAAAATGCGACATAAAGGGTTTTTTAAGAATTTCGATGAGCGTAGCTTTCAAGGATATATCGATCACGGCTTGCATGAGCGCGCGGATGGCAAAGTGACATTGGCTATCCCTAAAGCCAGCGAAGTCGCTGTGTTCCGTACCAATCCATCTTGGTATTGGCTGGCACCGAATCGTGGCCCCAAAGTACCTGTGACTTTAATCATTGGTCAAGACAGTATTTTTTTGAAACGTCGCTTTCCGCAGCAGATAAAATCGCGCTTGGGTATTCCTTATGAGACTCACAAAGGAGGACATATGTTCCCACTTGAGCATCCAGAGTCTGTCTCAATGCAGGTGCTAGGATTGATCAAGCAGCAACTGTCAAAATAA
- a CDS encoding CPBP family intramembrane glutamic endopeptidase, whose protein sequence is MPKNLTAPSSKTVSPKSLPLFSRVGTFVLTVGMVLAFFISQLVGVYVAGKLVLPADERTSIGRIFYFGSNDGTVVSLSILIGCVLLVAISVLIIRLKGGSLRQYLALKPFSLSMGIAMLGLLLIFMIASQALTYLLDMTPLVFVDPLYQSVSSIWLLVFAMVVVAPIYEEIIFRGILWSAIAEQFTASSYSANHGAIVASIVTSLIFAVIHVQYGIYEISTIVVLALIFCYARIKSGSLLLPIVLHIVNNGAAMWQYIAQAA, encoded by the coding sequence ATGCCAAAGAACCTAACTGCGCCATCTAGTAAGACTGTCTCACCTAAGTCTTTGCCGCTATTTTCGCGCGTGGGTACATTCGTGCTAACAGTAGGAATGGTGCTTGCGTTTTTTATCAGTCAGTTGGTAGGTGTTTATGTCGCTGGCAAGCTTGTATTACCTGCCGATGAAAGGACATCGATAGGGCGGATATTCTATTTTGGTAGTAATGATGGAACAGTCGTGAGCCTGTCTATACTTATCGGCTGTGTATTGCTAGTGGCAATTAGCGTGCTTATCATTCGTTTAAAAGGTGGCAGTCTGCGTCAATATCTAGCCTTGAAACCGTTCTCACTGTCGATGGGTATAGCGATGCTTGGGCTACTACTGATATTTATGATTGCCAGTCAGGCACTGACGTATTTACTCGATATGACGCCACTAGTGTTTGTTGATCCGCTCTATCAGTCAGTCAGTTCAATTTGGCTATTGGTCTTTGCCATGGTCGTCGTCGCACCAATTTATGAAGAGATTATCTTTCGCGGCATATTGTGGTCAGCCATCGCAGAACAGTTCACGGCATCATCATATTCAGCGAATCATGGGGCGATTGTCGCAAGCATTGTAACAAGTTTGATATTTGCTGTGATCCATGTGCAGTATGGTATCTACGAGATTAGTACTATCGTAGTGTTGGCATTGATATTTTGCTATGCACGGATTAAGTCGGGCTCGCTACTACTGCCAATCGTACTACACATTGTCAATAATGGTGCAGCGATGTGGCAGTATATTGCGCAAGCGGCGTAA
- the sppA gene encoding signal peptide peptidase SppA, with amino-acid sequence MPNWPPDPNKRPDNSANQPTQPQQPSPPSGQEWKVLENTLLASVVEQRRARRWSIFFKLLTFGYILLIFLTLGRGCSSAPTGMDAVDTSEPHLAVVELQGVISNDDVANAYDVNEALRDAFANSNSKAVALDINSPGGSPVQSDEIWQTMMDLRQEYPDKKLYAVIGDIGASGAYYIASAADEIYVNPSSLVGSIGVIMPSYNVKGLMDKVGVEDRTITAGEYKDILSLSRPLTDYEENHVEKVLANTHKHFINAVKEGRGDRLKNPEQNKLFSGLFWTGEQSIELGLADKTGSITSLSKQLDLDTIISYSPTDPFQMFMDRFAVKLGAGIGSSVSLDVLPQESNTGQMR; translated from the coding sequence ATGCCCAACTGGCCACCAGACCCTAACAAACGTCCTGATAACTCGGCAAATCAGCCAACGCAACCGCAGCAACCAAGCCCGCCAAGTGGACAAGAATGGAAGGTGCTGGAAAACACGTTATTAGCGAGTGTGGTTGAGCAGCGCCGCGCTCGTCGCTGGAGTATCTTTTTTAAACTACTGACCTTTGGTTATATCCTATTGATATTTTTGACCCTTGGTCGTGGTTGCAGCAGTGCACCAACAGGTATGGATGCAGTCGATACTAGCGAACCACATTTGGCAGTGGTTGAGCTGCAAGGTGTCATCAGTAATGACGATGTGGCCAATGCGTATGATGTCAATGAAGCATTGAGAGACGCTTTTGCAAACAGTAACTCAAAAGCAGTAGCATTGGATATCAACTCACCTGGCGGTTCACCGGTACAGTCTGACGAGATTTGGCAGACCATGATGGACTTACGCCAAGAGTACCCAGACAAAAAGCTTTATGCGGTGATTGGTGATATCGGTGCGTCAGGTGCTTATTATATTGCGTCTGCCGCAGATGAGATTTATGTCAATCCTTCAAGTCTGGTCGGCTCTATCGGTGTCATTATGCCAAGCTACAACGTTAAAGGCTTAATGGACAAAGTTGGCGTAGAAGATCGTACGATTACGGCTGGTGAGTATAAAGATATCTTAAGCTTATCTCGTCCGTTGACTGATTATGAAGAAAATCATGTCGAAAAAGTACTAGCAAATACGCACAAGCATTTTATCAACGCTGTCAAAGAAGGTCGCGGTGACCGCCTGAAAAATCCTGAGCAAAACAAACTGTTCTCAGGGTTATTCTGGACAGGGGAGCAGTCTATTGAGCTAGGCTTAGCAGATAAAACAGGTAGTATCACAAGTTTAAGTAAGCAACTAGATCTCGATACGATCATCAGTTATAGCCCAACTGATCCGTTCCAAATGTTTATGGATCGTTTTGCAGTGAAGTTAGGTGCAGGTATTGGCTCTAGCGTTAGTCTTGATGTATTGCCACAAGAAAGCAACACTGGGCAGATGCGTTAA
- a CDS encoding DUF2062 domain-containing protein, translated as MPQKRLKDLLPTPEKILESRTLKLFAPHLADPRLWHFNRHSLNKAVYIGVLSAFFPLPGQMLLALIGSLIFRANVPMALGLTWITNPVTSLPIFYAGYYIGAKIIDAPVISLRFIGRMIADFSLWALSNGANPFITYRGTVSLAAFCIGLTILAVVTSLICGLAFKAIWRYKTVASWQKRQQKPSDESDKS; from the coding sequence GTGCCCCAAAAACGTCTAAAAGACCTACTTCCTACACCAGAGAAAATCTTAGAAAGTCGCACTTTAAAGCTGTTTGCACCGCACTTAGCTGATCCAAGGTTATGGCATTTCAATCGACACAGCCTAAATAAGGCCGTCTATATCGGTGTACTAAGTGCATTTTTTCCGCTGCCAGGACAGATGTTACTGGCACTTATTGGCTCGCTTATTTTTCGTGCCAATGTCCCTATGGCGCTTGGTTTGACATGGATTACCAACCCAGTCACTAGCTTACCCATCTTCTATGCTGGATATTATATCGGTGCAAAGATCATTGATGCACCTGTAATTAGTTTGCGATTCATCGGTAGAATGATTGCTGATTTTAGCTTATGGGCATTATCAAATGGTGCCAATCCGTTCATTACTTATCGCGGTACCGTATCGCTTGCTGCATTTTGTATCGGGCTAACAATTTTAGCCGTAGTCACCAGTCTTATTTGCGGTTTGGCATTTAAAGCCATTTGGCGTTATAAAACCGTGGCTAGTTGGCAGAAACGTCAGCAAAAACCTTCTGACGAATCTGACAAGTCATAA
- a CDS encoding ComEC/Rec2 family competence protein yields MYWLIGSLIIIVMMGVLAVADNVILPTDLSLLDMIDPSNLSLALIVFATFLLASAQFNIPSIDSHSADSNTSNNASRHTKLPFRIIRYLVLALLATGLVIGSALQALVIHQQAESTEITAPIRVQALVRIEGLSDSVYDAATDSGYRQVAVITNITPLVAELTPIELATKTSDYLDANKNSLSRNYNINSNEVNIKVSEHRILLNAYPKKSANDSQFAFLNDLQPGDEIFMSLALAPLATSEQAGNNPTGFDSYRWLRGRHIDGVANILAVSPTLVNSGEISNEISAEKYSKQSLDSDSYLQRFRTRIDQGRWRLRQHFYQDWSAQTTAEQQAKAVTLSLLTGDRSLINRDTKDLYQLAGISHLLAISGTHVLFLAIVLAGIVVLLFDRNYSAIYRRIPRWQVRWWVMIGAAFIYALFTGFDVPAARTAWMLLAIGFVRLTLLPISTMRVLLALAVLMAWRDPYVLWQAGYWLSFIAVALLLKYDDKSYQHQTTAATTVHDGKPRTHINNALSNRVWQTIKRVFKLQFWLFLTLLPVTLLLFGKASLWGLFINLFAIGLFGWVIVPLNLLAGLCYLLVPSIADILWVIISTIVGHLHDLMSWLTSLPALSDAWLYTPVNIAILSMALLSALPWLLPRGLLSRWLMLPPLTLLMITVYANQQSLVTVPTLYILPTGDSYITAALLQYPTVNEDNTNWLFLADHRPASTRMMPSSLTADNLSENLKQQLGSISVDKLESIVVQSSSISLTDTLIPDNKNIANTKNSELLPMTVAQLNDRLAISQYWQAGRSDRWSTFQQAYKTVRQSEDTLTISTQRCEQGKIWQSANDELSVQAITGWTKIGDTSVWDCTIALDTNLPIRVLRYNAADPLNSLPANSPVSPPAQIASNQLTGKQLESQSRLILNADTHQRVWQLWSLLCSAESNNDDMLFKNTRWLGHSTSQITADAISRQRVDEVITYNNKPLDAALSLNN; encoded by the coding sequence GTGTACTGGTTGATTGGTAGCCTCATAATTATAGTTATGATGGGCGTATTGGCAGTCGCAGATAATGTGATATTGCCAACTGATTTGTCTTTGCTAGATATGATTGATCCGTCCAATCTGTCGTTGGCGCTGATTGTATTTGCTACGTTTCTGCTGGCGTCTGCTCAATTCAACATACCCTCGATAGACAGCCACAGCGCTGATAGCAATACCTCTAACAACGCATCTCGTCATACTAAACTTCCTTTCCGTATTATTAGATACTTAGTCTTAGCTTTGTTAGCGACTGGGTTAGTGATAGGCAGTGCACTACAAGCTTTGGTTATTCATCAACAAGCAGAAAGCACTGAAATTACCGCTCCGATACGAGTACAAGCGCTCGTGCGTATCGAAGGGTTGAGCGACAGTGTTTATGATGCCGCGACAGACAGCGGGTATCGCCAAGTAGCCGTGATAACGAATATCACTCCATTGGTTGCTGAGCTGACGCCGATAGAATTAGCAACTAAAACATCCGACTACTTAGATGCGAATAAAAATAGCCTAAGCAGAAATTACAATATTAATTCCAATGAAGTTAATATCAAAGTCAGCGAACACCGAATCTTACTTAACGCCTATCCAAAAAAGTCTGCAAATGATAGCCAGTTTGCATTCTTAAACGATTTGCAGCCCGGTGATGAGATATTCATGAGCCTAGCACTGGCGCCATTGGCTACTTCTGAGCAAGCAGGCAATAATCCTACTGGCTTTGACAGTTATCGCTGGTTACGAGGTCGGCATATTGATGGCGTTGCAAATATTTTGGCCGTTAGCCCTACATTGGTAAATAGTGGCGAAATTAGCAATGAAATCAGCGCTGAAAAGTATTCGAAGCAGTCGCTAGACTCTGATTCATATCTTCAGCGCTTTCGTACTCGTATTGATCAAGGGCGTTGGCGATTACGACAGCATTTCTATCAAGACTGGTCAGCACAAACGACAGCAGAGCAACAAGCAAAAGCCGTGACATTAAGTCTTCTCACGGGTGATCGTAGCTTGATTAATCGTGATACTAAAGATTTATATCAACTGGCGGGTATCTCACATCTGCTCGCTATTTCAGGCACGCACGTACTGTTTTTAGCTATTGTATTGGCAGGCATAGTTGTACTGCTGTTTGATCGTAATTATTCAGCGATTTATCGGCGTATTCCGCGTTGGCAAGTGCGCTGGTGGGTAATGATTGGTGCCGCTTTTATTTATGCGTTATTTACTGGTTTTGACGTGCCTGCTGCTCGTACGGCTTGGATGTTATTAGCGATTGGATTTGTCAGATTAACATTGCTCCCTATTAGTACGATGCGCGTGCTATTGGCATTGGCTGTGTTGATGGCTTGGCGTGACCCTTACGTATTGTGGCAGGCAGGTTACTGGCTATCTTTTATTGCAGTGGCGTTATTACTTAAGTATGACGATAAGTCGTATCAGCATCAGACTACTGCTGCAACGACTGTACACGATGGTAAGCCACGTACTCATATCAATAACGCGCTATCTAACCGTGTTTGGCAAACGATCAAGCGTGTGTTTAAATTACAGTTTTGGCTGTTTCTTACTTTATTACCCGTTACGTTGCTTTTATTCGGTAAGGCGTCGTTATGGGGTCTTTTTATCAATTTATTTGCTATCGGGCTATTTGGTTGGGTGATTGTACCGCTCAATCTATTAGCAGGACTATGTTACCTTCTGGTGCCGAGTATTGCTGATATTCTTTGGGTAATTATTAGTACGATAGTTGGTCATCTACACGATTTAATGAGTTGGCTGACGTCATTGCCAGCGCTATCGGATGCGTGGCTCTATACACCAGTTAATATCGCGATACTATCGATGGCTTTGCTAAGTGCATTGCCTTGGCTACTGCCACGAGGTTTACTCAGTCGTTGGTTGATGTTACCACCATTAACGTTGCTGATGATAACGGTGTATGCCAATCAGCAGTCACTGGTAACTGTACCGACCCTGTATATTCTACCAACGGGTGATTCGTATATAACGGCGGCATTGCTGCAATATCCTACCGTCAATGAAGACAATACCAATTGGTTGTTCTTAGCTGACCATAGACCAGCCTCTACACGAATGATGCCAAGCAGCCTGACAGCAGACAATTTATCTGAAAATTTAAAGCAGCAACTGGGTAGTATATCTGTCGATAAGTTAGAAAGTATTGTCGTACAGAGCAGCAGTATTAGCCTGACTGATACGTTAATTCCTGACAATAAGAATATTGCTAATACTAAAAATTCTGAATTACTGCCGATGACCGTTGCTCAATTAAATGACCGGTTAGCTATTAGCCAATATTGGCAAGCAGGGCGCTCTGATCGTTGGTCTACATTTCAGCAAGCTTACAAAACAGTTAGGCAGTCTGAAGATACGCTTACTATCAGCACTCAGCGTTGTGAGCAAGGAAAAATATGGCAGTCGGCCAACGATGAGTTGTCAGTACAGGCCATCACTGGTTGGACCAAGATAGGTGATACCAGCGTTTGGGATTGTACGATTGCTCTTGATACTAACTTGCCTATACGCGTTCTAAGATACAATGCGGCAGATCCACTCAATTCGTTACCTGCCAATTCACCTGTTAGCCCTCCAGCACAAATAGCATCTAACCAGTTAACTGGCAAACAGTTAGAGTCCCAGTCGCGTTTAATTTTAAATGCTGATACTCATCAACGCGTTTGGCAACTGTGGTCATTACTATGTTCAGCTGAATCAAATAATGATGACATGCTATTCAAAAATACACGTTGGCTTGGTCATAGTACCTCGCAAATTACAGCTGATGCCATAAGTCGTCAAAGAGTTGATGAAGTTATAACCTATAATAATAAGCCCTTAGACGCGGCATTATCGCTAAACAACTAA